Proteins co-encoded in one Malus sylvestris chromosome 9, drMalSylv7.2, whole genome shotgun sequence genomic window:
- the LOC126582599 gene encoding uncharacterized protein LOC126582599: MAKSGNKMATLLNLILVLSLVLMISIAESRKLGEEAVACDSVYGAEEGDTCESVIQKFQLGADFFLSINPNLNCDNFFVGQWLCTEGTVN, encoded by the exons ATGGCTAAGTCTGGCAACAAAATGGCAACACTTCTTAACTTGATTCTAGTGCTCTCTCTAGTTCTCATGATTTCCATTGCTGAGAGTAGAAAGCTCGGCG AAGAGGCTGTGGCTTGCGACTCGGTTTATGGTGCCGAAGAGGGTGATACATGTGAATCTGTTATTCAAAAGTTCCAATTGGGTGCTGACTTCTTTCTTTCAATCAACCCTAATCTCAACTGCGACAACTTTTTTGTGGGTCAGTGGCTTTGTACTGAAGGGACTGTGAACTGA